The following proteins are co-located in the Pirellulales bacterium genome:
- a CDS encoding penicillin acylase family protein, producing the protein MKPLRNKFARRPFQVERDDNGVPHVRAHSWRDALYGLGYLHAIDRPTQMLFARAVASGRSAELIADKPELVETDRFFRRVGLYLNLNREVDDLDDHHFGDLTSYCEGVNDGMKQAGRSLPMWATGFQVQPWNQHAVVLIGNLLNFGGLAVGQQQNERLLLELIQAGVDDALMRELFEPALDRADFDLLRQIKISNRISDPAMELITDLPRLAGSNAWAVAPRRSASGGTLLASDPHLEINRLPAIWYEAVLAWDDRYVMGATLPGCPMFGIGRTPEIAWGVTYLKGDTSDSFIEDVRQGETGWQYRRREQWRDLDVRVETIESKGGAAETMHIYSTPQGTLDSDPEAGGAGYYLATSWTGDHGGVRQSMTTWLDLPQCRSAIDGLDLVRECPQPTLTWVVADREGHIGYQASGWFPKRGNGHSGLLPIPAWDEANHWQGWLDSSQLPRVYDPPCGYVATANENINPENGPELVTQPVPNYRKRRIDERLAELPHATMADMQAMQYDVVSTQARDVLQVFLPHLTDGQLRDRLANWDGNYSVDSHEATLFSRLYRNVLLEIFGQPEGGIGWRRMLFLCSRSGFSLMVVTSIDKLLQKEQSLWWKGRDKGELIRIAALKLTPEDDHPWSKTNSFRFTSRFFEGQLVGRALGFETGELPMPGCHATPFQGHLLRVATREATFAPSYHFTTDLSTNEAWTNLPGGPSEGRFSGWYKNEIPRWCAGVYKRLSPDGAPQSPS; encoded by the coding sequence ATGAAGCCACTGAGGAATAAATTCGCTCGCCGACCGTTTCAGGTCGAGCGCGACGACAACGGCGTGCCGCACGTGCGGGCGCATAGTTGGCGCGACGCGCTATATGGCTTGGGCTATCTGCATGCCATCGACCGCCCCACGCAAATGCTGTTTGCCCGCGCCGTGGCGAGCGGCCGCTCGGCCGAGTTGATCGCCGACAAGCCAGAACTGGTCGAGACCGATCGCTTCTTCCGGCGGGTGGGGCTGTATCTCAATCTGAATCGCGAAGTCGATGACCTAGACGATCACCACTTTGGCGATCTTACATCGTACTGCGAAGGGGTGAACGATGGCATGAAGCAGGCCGGTCGTTCGCTGCCGATGTGGGCGACCGGCTTTCAGGTGCAGCCATGGAATCAGCACGCGGTGGTGTTGATTGGCAACCTGCTGAACTTTGGCGGCCTGGCGGTGGGCCAGCAGCAGAACGAACGCTTGCTGTTGGAACTGATCCAGGCCGGCGTCGACGACGCCTTGATGCGGGAGTTGTTCGAGCCGGCGCTGGACCGCGCCGACTTTGACCTGCTGCGGCAGATCAAGATCTCCAACCGCATCTCCGATCCGGCGATGGAGCTGATTACCGATTTGCCGCGACTGGCGGGGAGCAACGCCTGGGCGGTGGCGCCACGGCGCAGTGCCAGCGGCGGCACGCTATTGGCTTCTGATCCGCATTTGGAAATCAATCGACTGCCCGCCATCTGGTACGAGGCGGTGCTGGCGTGGGACGACCGCTATGTGATGGGCGCCACGCTGCCAGGCTGCCCGATGTTCGGCATTGGGCGCACCCCCGAGATCGCCTGGGGTGTGACGTACCTCAAGGGGGACACGAGCGACTCGTTTATCGAGGACGTTAGACAAGGCGAAACCGGCTGGCAGTATCGCCGAAGGGAGCAATGGCGCGATCTGGATGTGCGCGTCGAAACGATCGAATCCAAAGGTGGCGCCGCGGAGACGATGCATATCTATTCGACACCCCAAGGTACGCTCGATAGCGACCCAGAGGCGGGGGGCGCGGGCTACTATCTGGCGACTTCCTGGACCGGCGATCATGGCGGCGTTCGGCAATCGATGACCACCTGGCTCGATCTGCCGCAGTGCCGCTCGGCCATCGACGGCTTGGACCTGGTGCGCGAATGCCCACAGCCCACGCTCACTTGGGTGGTGGCCGATCGCGAAGGACATATTGGCTATCAGGCGAGCGGTTGGTTTCCGAAGCGTGGCAACGGGCATAGTGGGCTATTGCCGATCCCCGCCTGGGACGAAGCGAACCATTGGCAAGGCTGGCTGGATAGTTCTCAGTTGCCGCGAGTCTACGATCCGCCGTGCGGCTACGTGGCGACCGCGAACGAGAACATCAATCCGGAGAATGGGCCAGAGCTTGTCACCCAGCCGGTGCCGAACTATCGCAAGCGGCGGATCGACGAGCGCCTGGCGGAGTTGCCTCACGCCACGATGGCCGACATGCAGGCGATGCAGTACGACGTGGTGAGCACGCAGGCGCGCGACGTGCTCCAGGTCTTTCTGCCGCACCTGACCGATGGGCAACTGCGCGATCGCCTGGCGAACTGGGACGGCAATTACAGCGTGGACAGCCACGAGGCCACGTTGTTCTCGCGGCTGTATCGCAATGTGCTGCTCGAGATCTTTGGCCAGCCCGAAGGGGGCATCGGCTGGCGGCGGATGCTGTTTCTTTGTTCGCGATCCGGCTTTTCACTGATGGTCGTGACGTCGATCGACAAGTTGCTGCAAAAGGAGCAGTCGCTGTGGTGGAAGGGGCGCGACAAGGGAGAGCTAATCCGCATCGCGGCGCTCAAGCTCACGCCTGAAGACGACCATCCCTGGTCGAAGACCAACTCGTTTCGCTTCACCAGCCGCTTCTTTGAAGGGCAACTGGTGGGGCGGGCGCTCGGCTTTGAGACGGGCGAATTGCCGATGCCGGGCTGTCACGCGACTCCCTTTCAGGGGCACCTGCTACGGGTGGCGACGCGCGAGGCGACGTTCGCGCCGTCGTATCACTTCACCACCGATCTATCGACCAACGAGGCCTGGACCAACCTGCCGGGGGGGCCGAGCGAGGGGCGCTTCAGCGGTTGGTACAAGAACGAAATCCCCCGCTGGTGCGCTGGGGTCTACAAGCGGCTGTCGCCCGACGGCGCCCCGCAAAGCCCGAGTTAA
- a CDS encoding UvrB/UvrC motif-containing protein, with protein MSKDISSIVDGWEYEPDGFSVRLVPGDDGREKLQLRLDLGLLQMEVDGRPDGVRPEGCESWLDHYVGEQRKHDQGNPDGMPYRLDAASLGRLMREGVQYYHRYLSFWHLGRYELCARDTARNLKLFSFVRDHAENERDKLQFDQWRPYVTMMHARAVATPLVELRDYDTALQVIDSAVAAIWQFLDDYNQRERSDECNELAQMQRWRDQVVAKQNSHSKRRPYDPIVQLRDKLTLAVAEERFEEAAQLRDEIHRMQESRSPRQGEQL; from the coding sequence GTGTCGAAGGATATTTCTAGCATCGTCGATGGCTGGGAATACGAGCCGGATGGTTTCTCCGTGCGGTTGGTGCCGGGGGACGATGGCCGCGAGAAGCTGCAACTGCGTCTCGATCTGGGGCTGTTGCAAATGGAGGTCGATGGGCGGCCCGATGGCGTGCGGCCCGAGGGGTGCGAATCGTGGCTTGACCATTACGTGGGAGAGCAGCGCAAGCACGATCAAGGCAACCCTGACGGTATGCCCTATCGGTTGGACGCGGCCAGCCTGGGCCGGTTGATGCGCGAAGGGGTGCAGTATTACCACCGCTATCTCAGCTTTTGGCACCTGGGTCGCTACGAGCTTTGCGCGCGCGACACGGCGCGCAACCTGAAGCTCTTTTCGTTTGTGCGCGATCACGCCGAGAACGAGCGCGACAAGTTGCAATTCGATCAGTGGCGCCCCTACGTCACCATGATGCACGCCCGCGCGGTGGCGACGCCGCTGGTGGAACTGCGCGACTACGACACGGCGCTACAGGTGATCGATTCGGCGGTGGCGGCCATCTGGCAGTTTTTGGACGACTACAACCAGCGCGAGCGGTCGGACGAGTGCAACGAGTTGGCGCAGATGCAGCGCTGGCGCGATCAGGTGGTGGCAAAGCAGAACAGTCATAGCAAGCGCCGGCCGTACGACCCGATCGTCCAACTGCGCGACAAGCTGACTTTGGCCGTGGCCGAGGAGCGATTTGAAGAGGCGGCCCAACTGCGCGACGAGATCCATCGGATGCAAGAGTCGCGCTCGCCCCGACAGGGTGAGCAGTTGTAG
- a CDS encoding DUF4912 domain-containing protein, translating to MTAATLKALTLKDLAQIAKRKGVRGWQTMRKEQLVKALAPKAAAKSTPVNGKKRPATSRSQTSSATAVNRTKTNKKSVVSSKSAPRPKPKSPAVARRIGQAKTEQRRLKNLAFRTPAGKPEGYARDRLVVMVRDPYWLHAYWEITRHGVVRAEAALAQEWHASRAVLRLLDVSSNSTTSAAERVIRDIDIHGGVNNWYIDLNDSPRTYRVDIGYLAPSGKFYTLARSNVVSTPKAAASSELDENWSDVAENFDKIFAMSGGYSPEINSSELQELFEERLRRPMGSPVMTRYGAGGERMIATPRKKEFQFEVDAEMIVYGRTESNAHVMLQGEPVQLRPDGTFTVRVSMPNCRQVIPAVASSADGVEQRTVVLAVERNTKTMEPVTRDTTD from the coding sequence ATGACCGCAGCAACCCTTAAAGCTCTTACTCTCAAAGACTTGGCTCAAATCGCAAAGCGCAAAGGCGTACGCGGTTGGCAAACGATGCGCAAGGAGCAGCTTGTCAAAGCGCTAGCGCCCAAGGCAGCAGCCAAGTCGACGCCGGTCAACGGGAAGAAGCGCCCCGCCACCAGCCGCAGCCAGACGAGCAGCGCGACGGCGGTGAATCGCACCAAGACCAATAAGAAGTCCGTAGTCAGCTCCAAGTCCGCTCCCCGCCCCAAGCCCAAGTCGCCGGCGGTGGCCCGCCGGATTGGCCAGGCCAAGACAGAACAGCGCCGTCTGAAGAACCTGGCGTTCCGCACGCCGGCGGGCAAGCCGGAGGGGTACGCCCGCGACCGGTTGGTGGTGATGGTCCGCGATCCGTACTGGCTGCATGCCTATTGGGAGATCACCCGCCACGGGGTGGTTCGCGCGGAGGCGGCATTGGCCCAGGAGTGGCACGCCTCTCGGGCAGTGCTGCGACTGTTGGACGTTTCGAGCAATAGCACGACCTCGGCCGCCGAGCGGGTGATCCGCGACATCGACATTCATGGCGGCGTGAACAATTGGTACATCGATCTCAACGACTCGCCGCGCACCTATCGCGTTGATATTGGCTATCTGGCGCCGAGCGGCAAGTTCTACACGTTGGCCCGCAGCAATGTGGTGTCAACTCCGAAAGCGGCCGCCTCGTCGGAACTGGACGAAAACTGGTCGGACGTGGCGGAGAACTTCGACAAGATCTTTGCCATGAGCGGCGGCTATTCGCCGGAGATCAACAGTTCGGAACTGCAAGAGTTGTTCGAAGAGCGCTTGCGTCGGCCGATGGGCTCGCCGGTGATGACGCGCTATGGCGCAGGCGGCGAGCGGATGATCGCCACGCCGCGCAAGAAAGAGTTTCAGTTTGAAGTCGACGCCGAGATGATCGTGTACGGTCGCACCGAATCGAACGCGCATGTCATGTTGCAAGGCGAACCGGTGCAATTGCGGCCCGACGGCACCTTTACGGTGCGGGTGTCGATGCCGAACTGCCGGCAGGTGATTCCGGCCGTGGCCTCCAGCGCCGACGGCGTGGAACAGCGCACGGTGGTGCTGGCGGTGGAGCGGAACACCAAGACGATGGAACCGGTCACTCGCGACACGACCGACTGA
- a CDS encoding AtpZ/AtpI family protein, whose product MAVPALIGFGIDSWLGTRPVLVSIGAVLGLVLGMWHLVRLSNSGRLGQSDDRHRRRS is encoded by the coding sequence ATGGCGGTCCCGGCCCTCATTGGTTTCGGGATCGATTCCTGGTTGGGCACGCGGCCGGTGTTGGTTTCGATTGGCGCCGTGCTTGGGCTGGTGCTCGGAATGTGGCATCTCGTTCGGCTGTCGAACTCGGGTCGGTTGGGTCAATCAGACGATCGTCATCGGCGGCGGTCGTGA
- the atpB gene encoding F0F1 ATP synthase subunit A: protein MASDVAHHISHVQDSTYFELPMSLGGKWHIPQPFAGKMSIELPAPFQPIDLKITKFMVLETVIAVVMAIVFIWVAQRVVTAGAPKGRIWNLFEAFLVFIRDGIARPAIGSHDGDKFLPYLWTVFFFVLSCNLIGMLPWSGTPTGAMGVTAALALCTFTVVVGAGMKKMGAVGFFKGLVPHMDLPKPIAIFVIPFIFGIELFGLLVKHFVLAVRLLANMFAGHLVLSVILGFIAVSASSMAWYGVMPASVLGAVALNMLELMVAFIQAYIFTFLSALFIGMAVHPH from the coding sequence ATGGCATCTGACGTCGCACATCACATCTCGCACGTTCAAGACTCGACCTACTTCGAGTTGCCGATGAGCCTCGGCGGCAAGTGGCACATTCCACAGCCCTTTGCCGGCAAGATGTCGATCGAACTGCCAGCTCCGTTTCAGCCGATCGACCTCAAAATCACCAAGTTCATGGTGCTCGAAACAGTCATCGCCGTCGTGATGGCGATTGTGTTCATCTGGGTCGCGCAGCGCGTCGTCACGGCGGGCGCCCCCAAGGGTCGCATCTGGAATCTGTTCGAAGCCTTCCTGGTCTTTATTCGCGATGGCATTGCCCGACCCGCGATCGGCAGCCACGACGGCGACAAGTTCCTGCCGTACCTCTGGACCGTCTTCTTCTTTGTCTTGTCCTGCAACTTGATTGGCATGCTCCCCTGGAGCGGCACCCCCACCGGCGCCATGGGCGTCACCGCCGCTTTGGCGCTCTGCACCTTTACCGTCGTAGTGGGCGCGGGCATGAAAAAAATGGGCGCCGTCGGTTTCTTCAAGGGGCTGGTGCCGCACATGGACCTGCCCAAGCCGATCGCCATCTTCGTCATTCCCTTCATTTTTGGGATCGAGTTGTTTGGGTTGCTCGTCAAGCATTTCGTGTTGGCTGTCCGCTTGCTCGCCAATATGTTCGCCGGTCACCTGGTGCTCTCCGTCATCCTCGGCTTCATCGCCGTCAGCGCCAGCAGCATGGCCTGGTATGGCGTTATGCCCGCCAGCGTGTTGGGCGCGGTGGCGCTCAACATGCTCGAGCTGATGGTGGCGTTCATTCAGGCGTACATCTTCACGTTTTTGTCCGCGTTGTTCATCGGCATGGCGGTTCACCCGCACTGA
- the atpE gene encoding ATP synthase F0 subunit C: MAQEAAAAAQPLISFSGAFGAGLIIIGAGLGIARIGGNAVESMARQPEVAGNIQTAMLIAAALIEGATFFALIVCMQG; encoded by the coding sequence ATGGCTCAAGAGGCTGCCGCGGCCGCTCAGCCGCTCATCAGCTTCAGCGGCGCGTTTGGCGCGGGCCTGATCATCATTGGCGCCGGCCTGGGCATTGCCCGCATCGGCGGCAACGCGGTGGAGAGCATGGCCCGTCAGCCCGAGGTGGCCGGCAACATCCAAACGGCCATGTTGATCGCGGCGGCCCTGATCGAGGGCGCCACGTTCTTCGCGCTGATCGTTTGCATGCAGGGCTAA
- the atpF gene encoding F0F1 ATP synthase subunit B: MRSQVLRSSLVVAWCALAAWCFSASLAVGQEAAEHPTPAATHDAAHAEAGHGEAEHGGEHGDTNPLTTDVDLAVYTAVVFLLLVFILGKFAWKPIAEGLDRREQTIAEQIEAANRTHQEAKNLLAMYDKRLTGAQDEVKAMLDQARRDATQASQEMLNKATADATDIKDRAVRDIETAKGAALKELAESSGRMAVDLAGKIVRDELDAGRHQRLIQESLERFPAGSAGRG; this comes from the coding sequence ATGAGATCGCAGGTGCTTCGTTCATCGCTCGTCGTCGCCTGGTGCGCCCTGGCCGCCTGGTGCTTTTCGGCAAGTTTGGCCGTTGGACAAGAAGCCGCCGAACATCCCACCCCGGCGGCGACGCATGACGCCGCGCATGCCGAGGCTGGCCACGGCGAGGCCGAGCATGGCGGCGAACATGGCGACACCAACCCGTTGACCACCGATGTCGATCTGGCGGTTTACACGGCGGTCGTCTTTCTGCTGTTGGTGTTCATTCTCGGCAAGTTCGCCTGGAAGCCGATCGCCGAGGGGCTCGACCGGCGCGAGCAGACGATTGCCGAGCAGATCGAGGCCGCCAATCGCACGCACCAGGAGGCCAAAAACCTGCTGGCGATGTACGACAAGCGGTTGACTGGCGCCCAGGACGAAGTGAAGGCGATGCTCGATCAGGCCCGCCGCGACGCCACGCAGGCCAGCCAGGAGATGCTCAACAAGGCCACTGCCGACGCCACCGACATCAAAGATCGCGCTGTCCGCGACATCGAAACCGCCAAGGGCGCCGCGCTCAAGGAACTGGCCGAGTCGAGCGGCCGCATGGCCGTTGATTTGGCGGGCAAAATCGTGCGCGACGAGCTCGACGCGGGTCGCCACCAGCGGCTTATCCAAGAGTCGCTGGAGCGGTTTCCCGCCGGCAGCGCAGGTCGCGGCTAG
- the atpH gene encoding ATP synthase F1 subunit delta, which translates to MSNQESSPKPTANVDPARQQLGAIYAKALLGASESAGQTDALIADLDAVVSQALDPHPQFEALLNSGVISIDEKERIIDRVLGARLAPLTVNFLKVLARRGRLNAIRDVHRAAHDLFNELRGRVRVEVVTATPLDSQSSQQLNDRIRDMLSREPVLVPRVDPHVIGGVVLRVGDTVYDNSVATQLQRLSGQIISRSVHEIQSRRDRFSYPAGN; encoded by the coding sequence ATGTCGAACCAAGAGTCGTCGCCCAAGCCCACCGCCAACGTCGATCCCGCGCGCCAACAGCTCGGGGCGATCTACGCCAAGGCGCTCTTGGGCGCCAGTGAAAGCGCCGGCCAAACCGACGCCCTCATCGCCGACTTGGACGCGGTCGTCTCCCAAGCGCTCGATCCGCATCCTCAGTTCGAGGCGTTGCTCAACTCCGGCGTCATCTCGATCGACGAAAAAGAGCGCATCATCGATCGCGTGCTCGGCGCTCGCTTGGCGCCATTGACCGTGAATTTTCTCAAGGTGCTCGCGCGTCGTGGCCGTCTCAACGCCATTCGCGACGTGCACCGCGCCGCCCATGACCTGTTCAACGAGCTACGCGGCCGCGTGCGGGTCGAAGTCGTCACCGCCACGCCGCTCGATTCCCAATCGTCTCAACAACTCAACGATCGGATTCGCGACATGCTCAGTCGCGAGCCGGTCCTGGTTCCCCGCGTCGATCCCCATGTGATCGGCGGCGTTGTCTTGCGCGTGGGCGACACGGTTTACGACAACTCCGTCGCCACCCAGCTACAACGTCTCAGCGGGCAGATTATCAGCAGGAGCGTCCATGAAATTCAAAGCCGACGAGATCGCTTCAGTTATCCAGCAGGAAATTGA
- the atpA gene encoding F0F1 ATP synthase subunit alpha encodes MKFKADEIASVIQQEIENFQSQIDVREVGRVIEAGDGIARVYGLSGVMAGEMVQFANGVYGLAFNLEENSVGVIILGDFLGITEGDEVRSTGRLLSVPVGDAVIGRVVDPLGNPLDGKGPIVTSESRPVESPAPGVAERQPVREPLQTGIKAIDAMTPIGRGQRELVIGDRKTGKTAIGVDAIINQRDSGVKCFYVAIGQKESTVAGVIEALRKHGAMDYTTVIVAGASDPAPLQFIAPYAGTAMAEHFMYNGGHALIVYDDLSKQAAGYRQMALLMRRPPGREAFPGDVFYLHSRLLERSAKLSAELGGGSLTSLPVVETLEGEVSAYIPTNVISITDGQIYLQPDLFFSGQRPAMNVGISVSRVGSSAQIPAMKKVAGGLRLDLAAFRELEAFAQLGTDLDAATQSRLDRGYRMVELLKQGQYQPMNVTDQVLSIYAGTRGHLDKIPTQLVHTWEKGFLQFVREERSSLVQKISDTKKIDDETEREVEQAIADFQKRFAAEHLKQREAAKVA; translated from the coding sequence ATGAAATTCAAAGCCGACGAGATCGCTTCAGTTATCCAGCAGGAAATTGAAAACTTTCAATCGCAGATCGACGTCCGTGAAGTCGGACGCGTGATCGAGGCGGGCGACGGCATTGCGCGCGTCTACGGCCTCTCCGGCGTCATGGCCGGCGAAATGGTGCAGTTCGCCAATGGCGTCTACGGGCTGGCCTTCAACCTTGAAGAAAACTCGGTCGGCGTGATCATTCTCGGCGATTTCCTCGGCATCACCGAGGGAGACGAGGTCCGCAGCACCGGGCGCTTGCTTAGCGTGCCGGTGGGCGACGCCGTGATTGGCCGCGTGGTCGATCCGCTCGGCAACCCGCTCGACGGCAAGGGCCCCATCGTCACCAGCGAGTCGCGCCCGGTGGAGAGCCCCGCCCCCGGCGTGGCCGAACGTCAACCGGTGCGCGAGCCGCTACAAACCGGCATCAAGGCTATCGACGCCATGACCCCGATCGGCCGCGGCCAGCGCGAGCTGGTGATCGGCGACCGCAAGACCGGCAAGACCGCCATCGGCGTCGACGCCATCATCAATCAGCGCGACTCCGGCGTGAAGTGTTTTTACGTCGCCATCGGCCAGAAAGAATCGACCGTCGCCGGTGTGATCGAGGCCTTGCGCAAACACGGCGCCATGGACTACACCACGGTGATCGTGGCCGGCGCCAGCGATCCGGCGCCGCTGCAATTCATCGCCCCGTATGCCGGCACCGCCATGGCCGAACACTTCATGTACAACGGCGGCCACGCCTTGATTGTCTACGACGATCTCTCCAAGCAGGCCGCCGGCTATCGCCAGATGGCCCTGCTCATGCGGCGGCCGCCAGGTCGCGAGGCGTTCCCCGGCGACGTGTTCTATCTCCATAGCCGCCTGCTGGAGCGTTCGGCCAAGCTCAGTGCGGAACTGGGGGGCGGTTCGCTCACCTCGTTGCCCGTCGTCGAAACGCTCGAAGGCGAAGTCTCCGCCTACATTCCCACCAACGTCATCTCGATCACCGACGGCCAGATCTATCTGCAGCCCGACCTGTTCTTCTCCGGTCAGCGTCCGGCCATGAACGTCGGCATCTCGGTGTCGCGGGTGGGTAGTTCGGCACAAATTCCGGCCATGAAGAAGGTGGCCGGCGGTTTGCGGCTCGATCTGGCCGCCTTCCGCGAGTTGGAGGCGTTTGCCCAACTCGGCACCGATCTCGACGCCGCCACGCAATCGCGGCTCGACCGCGGTTATCGCATGGTCGAACTGCTCAAGCAGGGCCAGTACCAGCCGATGAACGTCACCGACCAGGTGCTTAGCATCTACGCCGGCACGCGCGGCCATCTCGACAAGATCCCCACGCAACTGGTGCATACCTGGGAAAAGGGCTTCTTGCAGTTCGTTCGCGAGGAGCGCTCGTCGCTCGTCCAAAAGATCAGCGACACCAAGAAGATCGACGACGAAACCGAGCGCGAAGTGGAGCAGGCGATCGCCGACTTCCAAAAGCGCTTCGCCGCCGAGCATCTCAAACAGCGCGAAGCGGCCAAGGTCGCCTAG
- the atpG gene encoding ATP synthase F1 subunit gamma has protein sequence MAKARALDKRRKSIRNIRKITRTMELIATARFKKAMDRAAAATSYTRRITQLVADLAHAGLEVSHPLLEERAETKHAALLVLTGNRGLCGGYNSNVLRQSLPRLQELKAAVPRVTVSVSGKRGLTAFKFRNLAVDTSFTHFEDKPSFDEVDLLASCYLEQYITGEIDRLDVAYTRFISVSRQVAVVETLLPLGSLDGGAEKAEATPSHVPYEFLPSAASILEEVVPTSFKVRLFKCFLDAAVSEQVARMIAMKSATENADGLIKMLSMTYNRARQTQITSELLDVLGGVEALKG, from the coding sequence ATGGCCAAGGCCCGAGCACTCGATAAACGTCGCAAGTCGATCCGCAACATCCGCAAGATCACGCGGACCATGGAGCTGATCGCGACCGCGCGCTTCAAAAAAGCGATGGACCGCGCCGCCGCGGCCACCAGCTATACACGCCGCATCACCCAGTTGGTGGCCGATCTGGCCCACGCCGGCCTCGAGGTCAGCCATCCGCTGCTCGAAGAGCGCGCAGAAACCAAGCACGCCGCTCTGCTGGTGCTTACCGGCAACCGCGGCCTCTGCGGCGGTTACAACTCCAATGTCCTCCGCCAGTCGCTCCCCCGCTTGCAGGAGCTCAAGGCCGCCGTGCCACGCGTCACCGTCTCGGTGTCGGGCAAGCGCGGCCTGACGGCGTTCAAGTTTCGTAACCTCGCGGTCGACACCAGCTTCACCCATTTTGAAGACAAGCCCTCGTTCGACGAAGTCGACCTGCTGGCCAGTTGCTATCTGGAGCAGTACATCACCGGCGAAATCGACCGGCTCGACGTCGCCTACACACGGTTCATCAGCGTGTCGCGACAAGTCGCCGTGGTCGAAACCCTGCTGCCGCTCGGTTCGCTCGATGGCGGAGCGGAAAAGGCCGAGGCCACTCCCTCACACGTGCCGTACGAGTTCTTGCCCTCGGCCGCCAGCATCTTGGAAGAAGTGGTCCCCACCAGCTTCAAAGTTCGGCTGTTCAAGTGCTTTCTCGATGCGGCGGTCAGCGAGCAAGTAGCCCGCATGATCGCCATGAAATCGGCGACCGAGAACGCCGATGGCCTGATCAAGATGCTCAGCATGACCTACAACCGCGCTCGCCAAACGCAGATCACCAGCGAACTGCTCGATGTGCTCGGCGGCGTGGAGGCCCTCAAGGGTTAG
- the atpD gene encoding F0F1 ATP synthase subunit beta codes for MATSQLSRAGANGQSAKVGHITQVIGSTFDAEFPERQLPAIYNAIKIKANNKGVEVDLTGEVQQHLGGNRIRCVALGSTEGLIRGQECLDTGGPLSVPVGKGVLGRVLNLLGDPIDNRGPIDAQERWSIHRDAPEMSDLSTKTEVFETGIKVIDLLTPFVRGGKAGLFGGAGLGKTVILTELIARIASSYGGYSVFAGVGERTREGTDLWLEMQEAKIGDTGRSVIEQTSMVFGQMNEPPGARLRVALSALTIAENFRDTTGADVLLFIDNIFRFSQAGSEVSALLGRMPSAVGYQPTLATEMGALQERIASTDKGAITSVQAVYVPADDPTDPAPATAFGQLDAFLYLERSIAEKGIYPAVDPLASSSRILDPAYVGDRHYAVARRVQGILQRYRELKDIIAILGVDELSEEDKLVVHRARRIERFLSQPFLVAEVFTGKPGEITPLAETIRSFEELCNGKWDHLPESAFMYVGVIEQAEEQAKKAAKK; via the coding sequence ATGGCTACCTCGCAACTCTCCCGCGCCGGCGCCAACGGCCAGTCCGCCAAAGTTGGCCACATCACCCAGGTGATTGGCTCCACGTTCGACGCCGAGTTTCCAGAACGTCAACTCCCGGCGATCTACAACGCCATCAAGATCAAGGCCAACAACAAGGGGGTCGAGGTCGATCTCACCGGCGAAGTGCAACAGCACCTGGGCGGCAATCGCATCCGCTGCGTCGCGCTCGGCAGCACCGAAGGGCTCATCCGCGGACAAGAGTGCCTCGACACCGGCGGGCCGCTGTCGGTCCCGGTCGGCAAGGGTGTGCTCGGTCGCGTGCTCAACCTGTTGGGCGACCCGATCGACAACCGCGGCCCGATCGATGCCCAGGAGCGCTGGAGCATCCACCGCGACGCGCCCGAAATGTCCGACCTCTCGACCAAGACAGAGGTCTTTGAGACGGGCATCAAGGTGATCGACCTGCTCACGCCGTTTGTCCGCGGCGGCAAGGCCGGCCTGTTCGGCGGGGCCGGTCTCGGCAAGACGGTCATTCTCACCGAGCTGATCGCCCGTATCGCCAGCAGCTACGGCGGCTACTCGGTGTTCGCCGGCGTGGGCGAGCGCACCCGCGAAGGAACCGACCTCTGGCTCGAAATGCAAGAAGCCAAAATCGGCGACACCGGCCGCAGCGTCATCGAGCAAACCAGCATGGTCTTCGGTCAGATGAACGAGCCGCCGGGCGCCCGCCTCCGCGTCGCCCTCTCGGCACTCACCATCGCCGAGAACTTCCGCGACACCACCGGCGCCGACGTCCTCTTATTCATCGACAACATCTTCCGCTTCTCGCAGGCGGGCAGCGAGGTGTCGGCCCTCTTGGGGCGCATGCCGTCCGCCGTGGGTTATCAGCCCACGCTGGCCACCGAGATGGGCGCGCTGCAGGAGCGGATCGCCTCCACCGACAAGGGCGCCATCACCTCGGTGCAGGCCGTCTACGTGCCGGCGGATGATCCCACCGATCCCGCGCCGGCCACTGCGTTCGGCCAGCTTGACGCGTTTCTCTACCTGGAACGCTCGATCGCCGAAAAGGGCATCTACCCTGCGGTCGATCCCTTGGCCTCGTCCAGCCGCATCCTCGATCCGGCCTACGTCGGCGATCGGCATTACGCCGTTGCCCGCCGCGTGCAAGGCATCTTGCAGCGCTATCGCGAACTCAAGGACATCATCGCCATCCTCGGCGTCGACGAACTGAGCGAAGAGGACAAGCTGGTGGTGCATCGCGCCCGCCGCATCGAGCGCTTCCTGTCGCAGCCCTTCTTGGTCGCCGAAGTCTTCACCGGCAAGCCGGGCGAGATCACGCCGCTGGCCGAGACGATCCGCAGCTTCGAGGAGTTGTGCAACGGCAAGTGGGATCACCTGCCCGAAAGCGCCTTCATGTATGTCGGCGTCATCGAGCAGGCCGAAGAACAAGCCAAGAAGGCCGCCAAGAAGTAG